The Arcobacter sp. LA11 genome contains the following window.
CAAAGTTTATTTGCTATTATTAAATCGCCAATTTTAAGAGTAGGATTAATTCCACCTGCTACTCCAGAAAAAAGAAGAGCATCACAAGCAAACTTTTCAATTAATGTAGTTGCAGTTAAACTAGCAAATACTTTTCCTATTTTTGAATATGCAACAACTATGTCTAAACCGTTATAAGTTAATTCATAATATTTATTCTTTGCATACTCTGTTACTTTTACATTCTCAAAATGAGCTAAAAGAGGCTCAATTTCCTCTTGCATAGCTCCCATAATTGCTAGTTTAGTCATTTAACTCACCTAAAACTTTTTCTAATGAAGCCAAATCACTTACATTGATAGTAGGAGTTCCTTTGCAAATTTTTCTATTTAATCCTTTTAAAACTATTCCATTTCCAAATTCAACAAAAGTATCAATTTTTTCTGCATTTGCTGCAATAGATTGTTTATATTTAACAGGATTTGTTAGTTGAGATGCCAATAATTCAATCGCTTCATCTTTTGTAGAATATGCTTCAGCAGAAACATTTGATATTACAGGAGAAAATTCATCTTTTAAATATTCTTCTAAATATGGTCTTAAATTTTCTACTGCACTTGTTAGTAGTTCACAATGTGATGCAACAGACATATCAAGAACAATTGCTCTTTTTGCCCCTGCTTCTTTAAAGGTGTCAACTAAAGATTCCAAATCAGTTTTAATTCCAGCAAGTACTAATTGTCCATCCATATTATAATTTGCTGGCCAAACTTGCTTTCCTGCAGATCTTTGTTCTTCACAAATAGACTCAACTACATCATCAGACATGCCAACTAAAGCCATCATTCCAGCTCCTCCTCCTGCACAAGCTTCATTCATAAATAATCCACGTCTATGTACAAGTTCAACAGCATCAAGATAATCTAATGCTCCAGCTGCTACTAAAGCAGAAAACTCTCCTAAGGAGTGTCCTAAAACAAATTCAGGTACAAGTTCACATTTCTCTTTAAAAATTGCATTTGCAATAGAACTAACAAGTAGAATTGCAGGTTGAGTAAACTCAGTCTTTCCTAAATTATCATTTTCTTCAAATAAAAGCTCTTCAAAGTTAATATTTAATCTTTTGCTAGCATTAGATATCATCTCTTTTGCAATATCATTATTTTCGAAAAAATCTTTACCCATACCAACAGATTGACTTCCTTGACCTGGAAAAATAAAAGCTACTTTTTTCATATTTTTTAACCTTTTATAAAGTTTGTTTTAATTTTTGAGCAATATTATACTCTTTTTTTATAGTGTTTAAAATAAAAAAGCCCAAGAGTATAAACTCTTGGGCTTTTGTTTTTTTGTTATTGTAGATATTAAATATAATATTTAATTAATATATTTTCGCAACCTGCGAACTAATGACTACAACCACAACCACCATGAGATTGTTGAGCATCTGCTGGGTTTTCAGAACCACAACATCCACCACCCATAGCAGCCATTCCACCTACAACACCAGTCTGAATTTCTTCTTCTGTTGCATCTCTAAGTGATAAAATAGTTACTGAAAACATTAAAGTTTTACCAGCCATTGGATGATTATAATCAATTGTTACTTCTTCATCAGTAAATGATTTAACATTAACTTGTACTGTTTCACCTTGCTCACCTGTACCATATAAAGTCATACCTTCTGTTAATTCAATACCAGCAAATTGCTCTTTTGGTAAAACTTGAACTGCTTCTTCTGAAAATTCTCCATATGCTTCTGCTGGTTCAACCATAACATCTGCTGATTCATTAGCAGACATTTCTATTAATTTAGACTCTAAACCTGGAATAATTTGACCTTTTCCAGAGATAAATTCTAATGGCGCTCCACCAACGTTCGAATCTAGTTGTTCACCAGTATTCGCGTCTTTTAAATTGTATTCTATACCAATTACTTTTGACATTTTCTTCCTTTTTAAATTTTATATTTATTGTATATTTGATAAGTTTTTTGTGGCTGTTTTTGCTTCTTTCGAATCTGGATAGATATCAATTAAAGAAGAATAAAAATTCGCCGCATTACTAAAATCTTTTGTTTTTTCAAAAGATATTGCACTATGAAGTAAAAGCTTTGGCATATATGAAGCTTTATCATAAAGCATTGCCGAAGTTTTAAAATGAGTTATAGCATCATCATACTTTTTTCTGTAATACCAAATCTCACCTAAATAGTAATTGTTCGTTGCAGGTTTATAATTTGCAGTTATTAACTCCTCAAACATAGGAATAGCTTTTGAAAAATAATCCTTCTTGAATAACCTTATTGCTTCATCCATCATCGACTTCTTATCAGTTGAGGATGATATCTTTTTTGTTTTAGTTTTTTTTGTAGTTTTTATACTAGTTTTTGCACCTAAAGATTTTCTTAGTGCATCAAATTCAGCTCTAGTAATAAACTGATTCATATTTGATTTAAACTCTTTATCTGAAATATAAGTCTTGTTGATTGTATTTGTTGTTCTAGAAAGTTTTGCAATTGCACTTTTAAGAGTTGCAATACTTTTGGCAAATTCTTCTTGCATAGTAAGCATTTGAGAAGTTACACTTTTTAAATCTTCAATATCTGTTGAATGCTTTTCAGTTAGTGTTGAATTTTCTTCAACTTTTTTTATAATTTCGTTTATCTTTAAAACTGATTCATTTAATTTTTGAGAATCACCTTCATAAATTGATTCTAAACCATCAATTCTTTCATTTATTGATTCAAGCGTATATTTAACATCTTTAACTTTTGAATCTATATTTCCTAAAGTTTTTTTATTCTTTAAAATATTTTTTTCTGCTGAACTTAAGCCATATGGGTTTTTTGAGTCTAAATTACCAGCACCAAAAGCTGACACCTCATTGGCGTAGCTTAAAGTACTAGTTAATATTAGAGTAGATAGAAGTATTTTGTTCATATATTATTTTACTAGTTTATGCTCAGATCTTCTATTCTTTTGCCAACAAGATGCATTCTTGTCTGTACAAACAGGATTACTTTCACCGAAACTTACTACTGTAACAGCTGACGATGCAATACCTTCCATAACTAAACTATCTTTTACAACTTTTGCTCTTTTTAATCCTAAAGCGTAGTTATATTCATCAGTACCCCATTCATCACAGTTACCTTCAACTTTAATTGTTGTACCTGATTGAACACCAGATAATTTCATTGCATTAGATTTTGCAATTGCTTTTGTATCAGCATTTAAACTATATTTATCAAATCCAAAGTAAATATTTTCAATGAATTCTTTTTTACCATTAATCATATAATAGTATCCATTTTCAGCACTTTCTACTAGTGCATCATTAACCATTTCATTTTGAATATTTGAATTGTCAATGTTATTTAACATAGTTTCAGAGTTTTTAGGAGTAGTCTCTGGCTGAGATACTTCAACTTCTTTTTGGCTACAACCAGTAAATAATACCGCCGCAACTAAAAAAGTGTAAATGCTTAATTTTTTCATAGTTAGTTTCCTTATAAAAATTTTCATCGATTTTACTAAATCTAAGCTTAATGGCTAATTACAAAAGATTTTGTACCCCTAATTACATAAATCATTTATAGCCGCTTCAATTGTATTAAACTTAAATTTAAATCCATTTTCCAATAGTCTCTTAGGTCTTACACATTGCCCATCTGTTAGCACTTTGGCACCTTCACTAAAAATCATTTTTAATACGAATTCCGGTACAGGAAAAATTGTAGGTCGAGATAACGCTTTTCCTATAGTTTTTGTTAAAGTTGAGTTTGTTGTAGATTTAGGAGATGTTAAATTAAAAATACCATCTAGATTTTCATTTTCATAAATGAACATATATGCATTTAACAAATCATCTAAATGAATAAAAGAAAAATCTTGTTTTCCATTTCCGATTATACCACCTAAGCCAAGTTTGAAAGGAGTTAGCATCTTAGCTAAAGCTCCTCCTTTTCCTAATACAATTCCAAATCTAAAAATCACAGTTCTTATATCTAACTCTTTTGCTTTTAAAGCCTCATTTTCCCAAGTTTTGCAAAGTTTTCCTAAAAAATCTTCTTCGTAATCAAAATTTTCTTCATCATAACATTTAAGATTTTTATAAATTCCAACTGCAGATGTAGAAATAAAAAGCTCAGGCTTTTCCTCAGCATTATGCATAGCTTCAATTAAAGCTTGAGTAGTATCAATTCTACTTGCTATTAATATTTTTTTATAGGATTCACTCCATCTATTTATAATATTTGCCCCTGCAAGATTTATTACAATATCTGAAGATGAAATAATAGAAGTTAATTTTTGCATATCCTTTAAATCACTTCTAGATATACCTATAACTTTAAATCCTATTGATTCAAATAAATTTTTAAGATTAGTTCCAACAAAACCTGATGAACCAGTTATAGATACAACTTTCATAAAACTCCTTTGAATCTTTATTTCTTATTATATTAAATTTTGCATGATTTATAGTTAAAAAATAATTAATATATAGACTTTTAAAAGTCTATATATAATATTTACCAATCAATAGATTGAATCTTTCCATTTTTTAGTGGAAATAAAAAAGATTTAGAATGATTAAGTCTAATAATTCCAATAGAACTTCTATCTTTATTATTTTTTAAGAAAATCACAGATTCACCATCCCGTGAAAATTTTGGGAATTGATTACTTCCATTAGAAGTTAGTCTTTTAAGAAAATCACTTTTAGTAGACATTAAATATAAATTAAATGTATATGTACCAAATTCATTATCTCTATCTCTACTTGTATAAATTACAAAATCTTTATGAGTAGTAGCAGAAGAATTATTTCTTCCATGATAAACTAATCTTTCAACTCCCCTACTTCCAAGTTTTTTTGAGAAAATATTTGGATATTTTAATCTATCAGAAACAAATACAATTTTTGAATCATTTTCTACAAAATGAGCTCCAACATCAATACCTTTATATGTTGTTAATCTAATTTTCGATTTTTTTCTAATATCATAAAGATAAATATCCGGTTGATAATTAGGAGAAGCTGTTATTAAAAGTTTTTTCCCATCGGCACTAATATCTGAAGCAACAAGCATACCTTCACTTGTCATTATCGTTTCTCTTTTTCTAGTATAAATATTAGTTTTAATTAAAGTAGGAATACCTTTATCATATGTAGTGTAATAAAAACTCTCTTGTTTTTTATCCGCCCATTTTGGGAATATATTTAATCCACCTTTAATGATTTTTCTTTGAAAAGTTAATGTATAGTCAGCAATTATAATATCTGCTTTTTTTGCACCTTGATATTGAGAAAAAATAACAAACTTATCCATCCAGTCAATGGGAGGAGCTTTTAAATGTTTATTAATTGAAATCGCAACCCTATGGGCTAAAAATGGATATCTTTCTTCACTTGAAGTAGTAAAAGTTCTATTAAAAACAAGTTGTTTAGAATTTATATCATACAGTTTTACCATAACAGAATAACCACCAAAACCACTAACACTGGAATTTATATTTAAAAATAAGTCTGTACCTTTATTTGATAAAGATAACATATTTGGTCTTGAATTATAGTCTACGCTTAGTGCAGAATTAAGAACATCAAAATGACCACTAACCTTTAAATCTTTTGCAACCATATCTTTTATTTTAGATGTAAGTGATTTTTTCATTGCACTTGGAGCTACACCAATTTCAATTTTTGGTAATGTACTTGATTTTTTTACAATATCTATTTCAGCATCTGCTGCAAATGAAAAATTTGTTAAGACAAGTATTAAAACTAATAACTTGTAAACAAATAGATTTTTACTTTGTTTTATCATTTATTAACCTTCTGATTTAAAGTTTATAATAATATCTACTTTTGTGTTAATTTTATGTGTAGGAAATATTTCATTCTTTTGAGATTCTAAAAACTCTTTTAATGATTCATCAAATCTTTCATCTTTTGAATACTTTACTATTCGGTAATCAAAATTTCCATCATTGGTAATTATTACAAGAACTCTTACTACTAATCCCTCTTCTAGTAATCTAGGATTCCATCTTTCCCAAAGTAATTGTTTAATTTTTGAAAAATACTCATGTTTTTCACCTTTACCACTTGCCGCAGTTTTAGGCATATTTGTAGTTGTTTTTACATCATTCAAAAGTTTTGATACAGATGAGTTATCTGTTTTTTTCTGCTTTTGGAATTTTGATTTAAATCTACTAGGATCAATAGATTCTCTAACAGTATTTGTTTCTTTTTCAACAACTTTTCTAGCTTTTGTTTTTACTTTTGCAAATAGAGATTTAGCATTTACTGATTTTTGTTTATTTGATTTAGAAGTAGATTTTTTTACAATTTCTTGTTTTTTTTGAATTGTTTTCTTTGAAACTCTACGTTTATCAGATTTTGTTGAAATTAATTCCAGTTCTAAAACAGTGGTTTTTGCAGAATCATATTTTTTTGCTTCTGGAGCATTTATATAAATCAAAAAAGATGCACAAATAGCTAGATAAATGCTAACAGATATAAAACCTGAAAGATAAAAATAATCTTTTCTTTGCATAATTATCCATCTGTTATAAGTGCTACTTTATAAAAACCAGCCTCTTTTACTGATTTTAATACATGCATAATATCATCATATATTAAAGTTTTTTCTGCTCTTATATGTATAGGAGTTTTTCTATCTTTTTCTTTTGCATATAAAACAAAGTTATCTGCAAAATTATTAAGTTCATATTTCTTT
Protein-coding sequences here:
- the fabD gene encoding ACP S-malonyltransferase, whose product is MKKVAFIFPGQGSQSVGMGKDFFENNDIAKEMISNASKRLNINFEELLFEENDNLGKTEFTQPAILLVSSIANAIFKEKCELVPEFVLGHSLGEFSALVAAGALDYLDAVELVHRRGLFMNEACAGGGAGMMALVGMSDDVVESICEEQRSAGKQVWPANYNMDGQLVLAGIKTDLESLVDTFKEAGAKRAIVLDMSVASHCELLTSAVENLRPYLEEYLKDEFSPVISNVSAEAYSTKDEAIELLASQLTNPVKYKQSIAANAEKIDTFVEFGNGIVLKGLNRKICKGTPTINVSDLASLEKVLGELND
- a CDS encoding peptidylprolyl isomerase, whose amino-acid sequence is MSKVIGIEYNLKDANTGEQLDSNVGGAPLEFISGKGQIIPGLESKLIEMSANESADVMVEPAEAYGEFSEEAVQVLPKEQFAGIELTEGMTLYGTGEQGETVQVNVKSFTDEEVTIDYNHPMAGKTLMFSVTILSLRDATEEEIQTGVVGGMAAMGGGCCGSENPADAQQSHGGCGCSH
- a CDS encoding tol-pal system YbgF family protein; the protein is MNKILLSTLILTSTLSYANEVSAFGAGNLDSKNPYGLSSAEKNILKNKKTLGNIDSKVKDVKYTLESINERIDGLESIYEGDSQKLNESVLKINEIIKKVEENSTLTEKHSTDIEDLKSVTSQMLTMQEEFAKSIATLKSAIAKLSRTTNTINKTYISDKEFKSNMNQFITRAEFDALRKSLGAKTSIKTTKKTKTKKISSSTDKKSMMDEAIRLFKKDYFSKAIPMFEELITANYKPATNNYYLGEIWYYRKKYDDAITHFKTSAMLYDKASYMPKLLLHSAISFEKTKDFSNAANFYSSLIDIYPDSKEAKTATKNLSNIQ
- a CDS encoding OmpA family protein — protein: MKKLSIYTFLVAAVLFTGCSQKEVEVSQPETTPKNSETMLNNIDNSNIQNEMVNDALVESAENGYYYMINGKKEFIENIYFGFDKYSLNADTKAIAKSNAMKLSGVQSGTTIKVEGNCDEWGTDEYNYALGLKRAKVVKDSLVMEGIASSAVTVVSFGESNPVCTDKNASCWQKNRRSEHKLVK
- a CDS encoding TIGR01777 family oxidoreductase, whose amino-acid sequence is MKVVSITGSSGFVGTNLKNLFESIGFKVIGISRSDLKDMQKLTSIISSSDIVINLAGANIINRWSESYKKILIASRIDTTQALIEAMHNAEEKPELFISTSAVGIYKNLKCYDEENFDYEEDFLGKLCKTWENEALKAKELDIRTVIFRFGIVLGKGGALAKMLTPFKLGLGGIIGNGKQDFSFIHLDDLLNAYMFIYENENLDGIFNLTSPKSTTNSTLTKTIGKALSRPTIFPVPEFVLKMIFSEGAKVLTDGQCVRPKRLLENGFKFKFNTIEAAINDLCN
- the tolB gene encoding Tol-Pal system protein TolB, with the translated sequence MIKQSKNLFVYKLLVLILVLTNFSFAADAEIDIVKKSSTLPKIEIGVAPSAMKKSLTSKIKDMVAKDLKVSGHFDVLNSALSVDYNSRPNMLSLSNKGTDLFLNINSSVSGFGGYSVMVKLYDINSKQLVFNRTFTTSSEERYPFLAHRVAISINKHLKAPPIDWMDKFVIFSQYQGAKKADIIIADYTLTFQRKIIKGGLNIFPKWADKKQESFYYTTYDKGIPTLIKTNIYTRKRETIMTSEGMLVASDISADGKKLLITASPNYQPDIYLYDIRKKSKIRLTTYKGIDVGAHFVENDSKIVFVSDRLKYPNIFSKKLGSRGVERLVYHGRNNSSATTHKDFVIYTSRDRDNEFGTYTFNLYLMSTKSDFLKRLTSNGSNQFPKFSRDGESVIFLKNNKDRSSIGIIRLNHSKSFLFPLKNGKIQSIDW
- a CDS encoding TonB C-terminal domain-containing protein translates to MQRKDYFYLSGFISVSIYLAICASFLIYINAPEAKKYDSAKTTVLELELISTKSDKRRVSKKTIQKKQEIVKKSTSKSNKQKSVNAKSLFAKVKTKARKVVEKETNTVRESIDPSRFKSKFQKQKKTDNSSVSKLLNDVKTTTNMPKTAASGKGEKHEYFSKIKQLLWERWNPRLLEEGLVVRVLVIITNDGNFDYRIVKYSKDERFDESLKEFLESQKNEIFPTHKINTKVDIIINFKSEG